Part of the Sphingopyxis sp. 113P3 genome, AACGCCCGCTGCCGCCAACGATTGATCTTCCCCAAGAACAACATCGTCACGAATAAGAGCGGCTAAAGCTTGCCGCAGTATCCTGCGCCGAAAGTGAAACTGATCCCGAGTGGGCCAATAATGCAGCGTTCAATTTGCATCAGGCGGCCGAAACTGCCTACACTTGTTACCTGCTTGTTCGCAGCCAGTATGTCCCGCGTTCGCATAATCTGAAGTTCTTGCGTTCGCTGGCGGAGGACCGGGAACCACGACTTGTAGAGGCATGGCCGAGGGCGACGAAACTCGACCGCCGGCGCTTCGAGTTGACGAAACGCGCTTATGTCGAGGCGCGCTACTCGGCGGCATATGTTATAGACAACGATGATCTGCAGGCGATCAGGGCAGCAGTGACGAGCTTGCGCGACATGGTGGCGACAGTGTCACGCGAGTGGCTTGAGGGCCTCCGGCAGAAGGCAGAGCTCTGATAGCCTTCGTACAGTTTAAGGCCGCTTTTCGGATTCAAGGCCCCTAAGCGCGATCAGAGATACATGAGCCTTGTCAGCAAGTCTTCCCTGTGTCCAACCCGGCAAGGTGGTGCATTGTGGGTGGCGTCCAAAGGGCCTTGTATCATTCCCACTCTAATATTTTTTCTTCCCTAAGTATCTGATATGTTTGCGAAAAATAAATTCAACGGTTGAGAATACCGTCGCCTGTACCGTCAAAAACCTAGCCTTTTGATTTTGTTGGATTTTCAGGGGGGAACCTAGCTGGAAAAATTCTGTGAACTATCGGCATCTATCGGCTGCTTCCCAGTGAGGAATAGATGGCAAGCTGGAGTTGCCCCTTAAAAACCGGACATTTTCAGGATTGAGCATTTCGGCTCAGGAACTCTCGTGGAGATTGATATCCTAAAGCCTTGTGCGGGTGAAGATTGTTATAGTGCTCGAACCATGATGGCAGTTGAGCCATGACAGTTTCGGCGTCCGGCGTCGGGTTGATCCGGACATAATCGCGCTTGAATGTTTTGACGAAAGCCTCAGCCATTCCATTTGACTGCGGGCTGCGCACTGGTGTTCTGCACTGTTCCATACCGATATCCCGGAGCAGGGACGCGGTGTTTTTCGCAATGAAGCATGAACCATTGTCGGTAAGCCACTGGATGGGCTCTGCCAGCATATTGATGCGCCCGAAGCGGTTTTCTACCGCCGTGATGACAAGATCCTGTACGTCTTCGCTCTTGATGCCTTCTGTCGTGGCCACATGAGCGATTGCTTCCCGATCACAGCAGTCGAGCGCAAATGCAACGCGGACCTTTTCCTTGTTGTCGCACGTGATCTCGAAGCCATCGGAGCACCATCTGGTATTGGAGCGCTCGACGGTGACTTGGCCGTCGTGTCTGCGTTCACCGGCAGCTCCGGTATGGCGCTGAAGGAGCAGATCATGCCGCTTCATCACGCGATAAACACGTTTGGCGTTCGGCCATGAACAGCCCTGTTCACGGGCTTTGCGCCGCAGAATGGCATGAACGCGCCGATAGCCATAGGTCGACATTTCTTCAATGACCGCCTTGATCTGAGCAACCAGATCAGCGTCGGGAAGCGGAGGTCTCCCTCGGGCTCTGGAAAGGGTGCCTGTGGCGCGTGCAGCGATATTCGACCGGGCAACACCTAGCGTCTCGCATACCGCTTTCATCGCAAAACGTCCTTCGGCAGCGAGATTGAGTGCAGCATGCGTTTTTTTGGGCCGCTGGCGATTTCGAGGGCCTCCTTGAGAATTTCCCCTTCCATCGTCTTCTTGCCCAGCAGGCGCTGTAATTCCTTCACCTGAGCCTGAAGCGCCCGGTATTCCGAGGCAGGGACAACCTCCTCTTCGGCTGCCGTTG contains:
- a CDS encoding IS3 family transposase (programmed frameshift); translated protein: MTGNSIKMEILSGPERRRRWSTAEKLAIVHETYEADATVSLVARRHGIAPNQLFAWRKLASQGALVATAAEEEVVPASEYRALQAQVKELQRLLGKKTMEGEILKEALEIASGPKKTHAALNLAAEGRFAMKAVCETLGVARSNIAARATGTLSRARGRPPLPDADLVAQIKAVIEEMSTYGYRRVHAILRRKAREQGCSWPNAKRVYRVMKRHDLLLQRHTGAAGERRHDGQVTVERSNTRWCSDGFEITCDNKEKVRVAFALDCCDREAIAHVATTEGIKSEDVQDLVITAVENRFGRINMLAEPIQWLTDNGSCFIAKNTASLLRDIGMEQCRTPVRSPQSNGMAEAFVKTFKRDYVRINPTPDAETVMAQLPSWFEHYNNLHPHKALGYQSPREFLSRNAQS